In the Deltaproteobacteria bacterium genome, CAGCAGTTGCCGGCGTCGTCTTCAATGCCACGCCCGTTGCCGTGACCGAACCCACGCCGTCAATCCCCTCACAACTCAACCTCGCGGCTGCTCTCGCGCTTGCAGCGACGCACAACCGACTCATCGCGGAAGCCGACACCTTCGTGGCTTCCGCAGGCGAGCATGTCGTCGACGTGCGTGGGCGACTGCTGCCGAACACGACGGGACAGGGGCGCTACACTTGGTATACGGATTCGCTCACCACCAGCGCCGCCCTGCCTCCTGGACTGTTGCCGGCAGCCCCGCCTTCTTTCGATATCAAGACTCGCGATGCCGGCTTCGGCACCGTGAACGGCACGCTGAGTCTGCCCATCGATCTCTCCGGCGAGTTGCGTCACGCGCTCTCGGCGGCGCAAGCGGGTTATCGCGGCGAGCAGGCGCGGGCGTGGGCAACCAACCTCGAGCAGCAGACGCTGGTGGTGCGGTCGTATTTCGACTTGCTCGAAGCGCTGCGCCTGCGCGAGGTCACCCAACAGACTCTCGCCCTCTATCGCGAGCAGCTGGCCACCGCGCAGAGCCGTTTCGACAACGGACGGGTCACCAAAAATCAACTGCTGGTCGTGCAAGTCGCGTTGCGCAACGCCGAACAGCAGCTGCTCCAGCGTGACCTGGCGATCGAGCGCGCGCGCTGGACGCTCAATCAGGTCATCGGCGTCGCCATCGACGCCGCCACCGACGTCGAAGACGTGACCAGCAATCCCGAAGTACCCGGCGTCGATGAGGCGCTGCGGATGTCGCACACCAACAATCCAGCACTGCGCTCGCTCCTCGAAGAACAACAGCGTTTCGAAGAAACGGTGAGCTCACTCGAACGGAGTCGCCTACCGCGTTTTGCCGCGGGCGGCGCGGTCGACTACTCCAGTTCGAACATCGTCGAACCGCAACGCGTCGGCTCGGGGTTCACCGGCTTCAGCTGGGATCTCGGCACCGATTGGCGTCGCGAGGCACAGATCGCCGACGCCAAGGTGGCGGCTGACCGCAATCGCATCGTCGTCGAACGCACCCTGCGCGAAATCGAAGCCGCCATCCGCTCTACCCAGCTCGCCGCACAGGAACGTCTCGCCGCGTTTACCACCGCCGCCACCGCTGTCGGGCAAGCGGAAGAGAACCTCCGCATCCGCCAACAACAATTCGAGGTCGGCCGCGCGGACAGCGAAGACGTGCTCGAAGCCAATGCCCTACTCGCGCAACAACGAGCGGTGCTCGCGACCGCGCTGTACCAAGCCCACACCCGTCGCGCCGAGTTGCAGCAATTGATCGGCCTGCCTCTCGACGAACTGGTTTTGCAATCGAGGTGACCCATGTCTCGCCGTCTTCCGATCGCCTTGATCGTCATCGCTGCCGCTGTCGGCACCGGCGTGTGGTATGTGCGCCGTGATCACGCGCCGCCGCACTACACCGGATTCGTTGAAGGCGAGGAACGCGTCATTCGCAGCGAGGTTGCCGGTCGCGTGCTGGAGGTGAAGTTCGCCGAAGGCGCGAACGTGCCGGCCGATGCGGTCATCGCCGTGCTCGACGATAGCGACATCCAGGCCCGTCTCAGATCTAAACGCGAAGAAGTCGGCGTGATCGACGCGGAAGTGCAGATGCAGCAGGAGCGCATCGAGCTGGTGCAGGGTACGTGGCAGCGTGACCTCAACGCGCGCACCGCCGAGTTGCGCCAATCCGAATCGGCGCTCGAGAACTCTGAGCGCACACTCACTCGCGAGCAAGCGCTGGTGAAGACCGGTGCCAGCACGGCACAGGTACTCGATGACAACCGCTCGCGCGTCGATCAAGCACGCAGCGCCCGCGACCGCGCTCGCGAGTTGCTGGCCCGGGTGCAAGCGGAAGAACGCACCATCGCGGTGGCGCGCCATGAACTGACTACGTTTCAACAAAAGCGCGACCTTGCTCTCGCCCAAGTCAACGAGCTGCAGGTCGCGCTCGCAAAATGCACCGTGCATGCGCCGGCAGTGCCGACGATCGGGCAGACCCAGTTCATCTGGCCGGGCGAGTTCGCGCAGCCGGGCAGCGCGCTGTTCGCGCTCCTCGACCCGACAGACAAATACGTCCAGATCTACGTCCCGGTATCCGACGTCGGCCGCATCAGCCTCGGGCAACGCGTCGCGATCGAACTCGACAGCCGACCCGGCCAACGCACGCCGGGCGAAGTCCGTTTCATCGCCGAGACGGCGAATTTCACACCGGAGAAAATCGAAACCCGCAGCGATCGCATGGGCCAGGTCTACCGCGTGAAGATCCGCATTCTCGAGGGTGTCGAGCAGTTTCAGCCCGGGACCGAGGGCAACGTCTACTTATCGACGCCGTCTGCCTGACGAGCCGCAGCGATGTCTACTGAGTTCGTGATCGAGCTGCGCGGACTGCGCAAACGATACGACGCACGTCAGGCGCTGAGCGGCGTGGACCTCACGCTTGCGGGACAGCAGATCGTCGGTGTCGTCGGGCCCGACGGCGCCGGCAAGACGACGTTGATTCGGGCCCTCGCTGGACTGCTCAATGTCGAAGCCGAGACGGCGCGGGTCCTCGGTTTCGACGTCCGCCGCGACGTCACTGAACTGAAGGCGCAGACCGGCTACGTGCCGCAGAGTTTCGGACTCCACCGCGACCTGTCGGTGATGGAAAATCTGCGCTTTACAGCGCGGCTGCAACGCCTCCGCGATCCCGAGTTCACGAATCGGGCAACCGATTTGTTGGCGCGCACCGGACTCGCACCCTTCGTCAAGCGCCCGGCCGGCGCGCTCTCCGGTGGCATGAAGCAGAAACTCGCCATCGCCAACGCGCTGTTGCTCAAGCCGGCGCTTCTGCTGTTGGATGAACCGACCGCGGGCGTCGACGTACTGGCACGCAGCGAGATCTGGACGATGCTGGAGCAGGAGCGCAGCGCGGCGCTGATCCTCATCAGCACCAGCTACCTCGATGAAGCGGCGCGCTGCGATCGCCTGGTCTACCTCGACGCCGGTTGCGTGGTGGCCACCGGTACTCCGAGCGAACTGCGCACCGGAGTGCCGTTGGAGTTGTACCGCGCATGGGGTGACGATCCACGGGCGATCGTGCGTGCCGCGCGCTGCTTGCCCTACGTTGGCAGCGCCCGTGCGACCGGTCGATTCGCGCGCATCGAAGTGCCGAAACGCAGCGCGCCGGGAGACGCGCGCGTGCTGCGCGAGCTGATGGCCCTACCCGGTGTCGGTGTCCAATTCGCGGAGCATCTACCCCTCGACATGGAATCCACGCTGCTGGCCCTCGCGCGCGGAGTTCCCGCATGACATCGCGGATGACTGCGCCGCCGATTATCCGCGCCCAAGGACTCACCAAGCGCTTCGGCGACTTCGCGGCGGTGGACAACCTCACCATCACGGTGCAGCCGGGCATGATCTTCGCGTTTCTCGGCG is a window encoding:
- a CDS encoding TolC family protein — encoded protein: MPASGVLRCLVLCGGLALGGCATMATFTRPEGDGGWSAARRQEELGQRAAVAGVVFNATPVAVTEPTPSIPSQLNLAAALALAATHNRLIAEADTFVASAGEHVVDVRGRLLPNTTGQGRYTWYTDSLTTSAALPPGLLPAAPPSFDIKTRDAGFGTVNGTLSLPIDLSGELRHALSAAQAGYRGEQARAWATNLEQQTLVVRSYFDLLEALRLREVTQQTLALYREQLATAQSRFDNGRVTKNQLLVVQVALRNAEQQLLQRDLAIERARWTLNQVIGVAIDAATDVEDVTSNPEVPGVDEALRMSHTNNPALRSLLEEQQRFEETVSSLERSRLPRFAAGGAVDYSSSNIVEPQRVGSGFTGFSWDLGTDWRREAQIADAKVAADRNRIVVERTLREIEAAIRSTQLAAQERLAAFTTAATAVGQAEENLRIRQQQFEVGRADSEDVLEANALLAQQRAVLATALYQAHTRRAELQQLIGLPLDELVLQSR
- a CDS encoding HlyD family efflux transporter periplasmic adaptor subunit, with product MSRRLPIALIVIAAAVGTGVWYVRRDHAPPHYTGFVEGEERVIRSEVAGRVLEVKFAEGANVPADAVIAVLDDSDIQARLRSKREEVGVIDAEVQMQQERIELVQGTWQRDLNARTAELRQSESALENSERTLTREQALVKTGASTAQVLDDNRSRVDQARSARDRARELLARVQAEERTIAVARHELTTFQQKRDLALAQVNELQVALAKCTVHAPAVPTIGQTQFIWPGEFAQPGSALFALLDPTDKYVQIYVPVSDVGRISLGQRVAIELDSRPGQRTPGEVRFIAETANFTPEKIETRSDRMGQVYRVKIRILEGVEQFQPGTEGNVYLSTPSA
- a CDS encoding ABC transporter ATP-binding protein translates to MSTEFVIELRGLRKRYDARQALSGVDLTLAGQQIVGVVGPDGAGKTTLIRALAGLLNVEAETARVLGFDVRRDVTELKAQTGYVPQSFGLHRDLSVMENLRFTARLQRLRDPEFTNRATDLLARTGLAPFVKRPAGALSGGMKQKLAIANALLLKPALLLLDEPTAGVDVLARSEIWTMLEQERSAALILISTSYLDEAARCDRLVYLDAGCVVATGTPSELRTGVPLELYRAWGDDPRAIVRAARCLPYVGSARATGRFARIEVPKRSAPGDARVLRELMALPGVGVQFAEHLPLDMESTLLALARGVPA